A DNA window from Chryseobacterium sp. MEBOG06 contains the following coding sequences:
- a CDS encoding lipocalin family protein: protein MKKLALLFAGLSLFAATGCTVESDTVRESPLVGSWRPLKEVVTTVEVGEDPVSNTITYTDCQKQSRWWFSVESKGTRTNWGDTATPGQCAILSDIKFNYTYDKDAKTVQMKIQGVVEPVNAKVVTLDDTTLNLAVREETQDPTIFQTRTYTFQRITQ, encoded by the coding sequence ATGAAGAAATTAGCATTACTATTTGCAGGATTGTCATTGTTTGCAGCTACAGGATGTACTGTTGAGAGTGATACTGTCAGAGAATCTCCGTTAGTTGGGTCGTGGCGACCATTAAAAGAAGTGGTTACTACTGTGGAGGTTGGCGAAGATCCGGTTTCTAATACAATTACGTATACAGACTGCCAAAAGCAATCCAGATGGTGGTTCAGCGTAGAATCCAAAGGGACAAGAACAAACTGGGGAGATACTGCTACACCTGGACAGTGTGCTATTTTATCAGATATAAAATTCAACTATACTTATGACAAGGACGCAAAAACCGTTCAGATGAAAATTCAGGGTGTGGTAGAGCCAGTAAATGCAAAGGTTGTAACGTTAGATGATACCACTCTTAACCTTGCTGTAAGAGAAGAAACTCAGGATCCTACTATATTTCAGACAAGAACTTATACTTTCCAGAGAATTACTCAGTAA
- a CDS encoding acyltransferase family protein, protein MQDITKNNFDFIRVLLAFIVFVGHLGALSQSDQLHILTYSPVEVAVFAFFIVSGFLIARSYERSSSLKSYAKKRFNRILPAYLLVVFLCTILLSLVSTLSFSEYFGNTEVYKYWFWNSIFMNFKAPWLPGVFGNQAVNGALWTLKIEMCFYFAVPLIFLLFGKNNKYRNISLIVLYFLSLVFLNYFEMTGRAAISRQLPGSLCYFIGGMLLYFNFDKFIKYKNQLFIIAMITVWIDLFFKIKLFSPIMISIIVLYIAYSFKFLNNFGKYGDFTYGIYIFHFPIIRVFQTLGLFEDYNPYVMSLVCMFVVIGVGISSWHLYEKRFL, encoded by the coding sequence ATGCAGGATATAACGAAAAACAATTTTGATTTCATACGTGTTCTCCTTGCTTTCATTGTGTTTGTAGGACACCTGGGAGCGCTAAGTCAATCTGACCAGCTTCATATATTAACATACAGTCCGGTAGAGGTTGCTGTTTTTGCGTTTTTCATTGTAAGTGGTTTTTTAATTGCGAGAAGCTATGAAAGGTCTTCCAGTTTAAAGAGCTATGCTAAAAAAAGATTCAACAGGATTCTTCCTGCTTATTTATTGGTTGTATTTCTCTGCACTATACTGCTGAGCCTGGTCAGCACCCTCTCATTTTCAGAATATTTTGGCAACACTGAGGTTTATAAATATTGGTTCTGGAATTCAATTTTCATGAATTTCAAAGCTCCCTGGCTTCCTGGCGTATTTGGTAATCAGGCTGTAAATGGAGCTTTGTGGACACTAAAAATAGAAATGTGTTTTTACTTTGCTGTTCCTCTGATCTTTTTACTGTTTGGAAAAAACAATAAATACAGAAACATCAGTCTGATTGTACTGTACTTCCTTTCGCTGGTTTTCCTTAATTATTTTGAAATGACCGGCAGGGCTGCTATTTCAAGACAGTTACCCGGATCATTATGTTATTTCATTGGCGGAATGTTGCTTTACTTTAATTTTGATAAATTCATCAAGTACAAAAATCAGCTTTTCATTATCGCCATGATTACGGTATGGATAGATCTTTTTTTCAAAATAAAACTATTCTCCCCTATCATGATAAGCATCATCGTTTTATATATTGCTTATTCTTTTAAGTTTCTGAATAATTTTGGAAAATATGGAGATTTCACCTACGGAATTTATATATTCCATTTCCCTATCATAAGGGTATTTCAGACTTTAGGGCTGTTTGAAGATTACAATCCTTATGTGATGAGTCTGGTTTGTATGTTCGTAGTAATTGGGGTTGGAATTTCCTCATGGCATCTTTATGAAAAAAGATTTTTATAA
- a CDS encoding 3-deoxy-D-manno-octulosonic acid transferase produces the protein MKLLYNIFISLLTFGMKVFSLFNDKTKRGVEGRKESLHKVRSAFSKTDKVIWMHAASLGEYEQGLPVLEKLKENLPDHKILVTFFSPSGYENVVIKKHIADVICYLPFDKKNTVEDFVSSFDVKLFFTVKYDYWYNLLNELKNRNTKIYVISALFYERQSFFTSYGKWFVKQLQRNVDWFFHQTPISLALAKSVGLMQSSVTGDTRFDRVKQLRKRDNYVANIADFIGENKAIVFGSSWQAEEKIAERLSQKNNTLKLIIAPHDLKRIAHLKNIFPEALLYSEIEQDQHTNFDSRLLIIDSIGLLSKLYSYADIAVVGGGFHDAGLHNILEAATFGVPVIFGNQYKKNPEADDLIAAAGGQSFGEESEAVEFILFLANKDNQEELTEMSQNAYRFVDEKPDSTAMILQKILS, from the coding sequence TTGAAACTACTTTACAACATATTTATCAGCCTTCTTACTTTCGGGATGAAAGTTTTTTCTTTGTTTAATGATAAAACTAAAAGAGGAGTTGAAGGAAGAAAGGAATCTTTACATAAAGTAAGGTCTGCATTTTCAAAAACAGATAAAGTGATCTGGATGCATGCGGCAAGCTTAGGTGAATATGAGCAGGGACTGCCTGTTTTAGAAAAACTTAAAGAAAATCTGCCTGATCATAAAATTCTTGTGACTTTCTTTTCGCCGTCCGGTTATGAAAATGTTGTTATAAAGAAGCATATAGCAGATGTTATCTGTTATCTTCCTTTTGATAAAAAAAATACAGTAGAAGACTTTGTCTCATCTTTTGATGTTAAACTATTTTTTACGGTTAAGTATGATTATTGGTATAATCTGCTGAACGAACTGAAAAACAGAAATACCAAGATCTATGTAATTTCTGCACTATTCTACGAAAGACAGTCTTTTTTTACATCATATGGGAAATGGTTTGTAAAACAGCTTCAAAGAAATGTCGACTGGTTCTTTCATCAGACCCCAATTTCTCTTGCCTTAGCTAAAAGTGTAGGGCTTATGCAGTCTTCTGTAACGGGAGATACAAGGTTTGACAGAGTAAAACAGCTTCGGAAACGTGATAATTATGTGGCTAATATTGCTGATTTTATTGGGGAAAATAAAGCCATTGTTTTTGGAAGCTCCTGGCAGGCGGAAGAGAAAATAGCAGAAAGACTTTCACAAAAGAATAATACTCTGAAACTGATCATAGCTCCTCATGACCTGAAAAGGATAGCGCACTTAAAAAATATATTTCCTGAAGCTTTACTTTATAGTGAGATAGAACAAGATCAGCACACCAACTTTGATTCCAGACTTTTAATCATAGATAGCATAGGCTTGTTGTCAAAACTCTATTCTTATGCAGATATTGCAGTAGTAGGAGGAGGTTTTCATGACGCAGGACTGCATAATATTCTTGAAGCTGCCACTTTTGGTGTTCCCGTTATTTTTGGAAATCAGTACAAGAAAAACCCGGAGGCGGATGATCTGATTGCAGCAGCAGGAGGACAGTCTTTCGGTGAAGAATCTGAGGCTGTAGAATTTATTCTGTTTCTGGCGAATAAAGATAATCAGGAGGAACTTACAGAGATGTCCCAAAACGCTTACCGATTCGTTGATGAGAAGCCTGACTCCACAGCCATGATTTTGCAGAAAATTTTATCTTAG
- a CDS encoding C40 family peptidase yields the protein MNKGICIVTVAPVRAEGSDRAEIVTEILFGESADILEVNKNWTKIKMHYDGYEGWIDTKQIRTVTDQELANRKVTVVTEDFSSVLMNDGKTLLSIGSEVEFSVVASRRSHDVRESIALTAREFLNVPYLWGGKSFFAVDCSGFTQLVYKVHDIKIPRDASQQAEVGEALTFIEETQPGDLAFFENEEGKIIHVGIMLENQKIIHASGKVRIDTLDSTGIFNKELNKHTHKLRVLKSVI from the coding sequence ATGAATAAAGGAATTTGTATTGTTACAGTAGCGCCAGTCCGTGCAGAAGGTTCTGACAGGGCAGAAATTGTTACAGAAATATTGTTTGGAGAAAGTGCAGATATTTTGGAGGTTAATAAAAACTGGACCAAAATAAAAATGCACTATGACGGCTATGAAGGGTGGATAGATACCAAACAGATCAGAACGGTTACCGATCAGGAACTTGCTAACAGAAAAGTTACGGTCGTAACTGAAGATTTTTCTTCTGTATTGATGAATGATGGGAAAACGTTACTGTCTATAGGTTCCGAAGTAGAATTTTCTGTGGTTGCCTCAAGAAGAAGCCACGATGTACGGGAAAGTATAGCGCTTACGGCAAGAGAATTCCTTAATGTACCTTACCTATGGGGAGGGAAAAGTTTCTTTGCCGTAGACTGTTCAGGTTTTACCCAATTGGTCTATAAAGTTCATGATATAAAGATTCCCAGAGATGCCTCCCAGCAGGCTGAGGTGGGAGAAGCACTTACCTTTATAGAAGAAACGCAGCCTGGAGATCTTGCTTTCTTTGAAAATGAAGAAGGGAAAATTATTCACGTAGGAATTATGCTTGAAAATCAGAAGATCATCCATGCGTCAGGAAAAGTGAGAATAGACACTCTGGACTCTACGGGAATTTTCAATAAAGAATTGAATAAACATACTCACAAACTGAGAGTCCTTAAAAGCGTTATTTAA
- a CDS encoding OmpA family protein — MKILKILAVSAMALGMTSCISKKQYDALSTNYKQCIENIGERQREIQDLKSQNSALTGENNLLKSQHDALKSSLDACLSNTGKSSSNIDKLVGEINASNSYIKQLISNNAKNDSLNLALSNKLKRSLDNMSDQDVQVKVLKGVVMISLSDKMLYKTGDYNILPAAQEVLGKVAKVINDYDKYSVLIEGNTDNAPLSSPNLPRDNWDLSALRGTSVAKVLQTQFGVDPARITAGGRSEYNPKATNMSVSGRAENRRTEIIIMPKLDEFMKLMDIAPKK; from the coding sequence ATGAAGATTTTAAAAATTTTAGCAGTTTCTGCAATGGCACTGGGAATGACGTCTTGTATCAGCAAGAAGCAGTACGATGCTTTAAGCACAAACTATAAGCAGTGTATTGAAAATATTGGTGAAAGACAAAGAGAAATTCAGGATTTAAAATCTCAAAACTCTGCATTGACAGGTGAGAACAATCTATTGAAAAGCCAGCATGATGCTTTGAAGTCATCACTTGATGCGTGTCTGTCCAATACAGGTAAGAGCTCTTCTAATATTGATAAACTGGTAGGTGAGATCAATGCATCCAATTCATATATTAAGCAGTTGATTTCAAACAACGCTAAAAATGACAGTCTGAACCTTGCATTATCTAATAAGCTGAAAAGATCTTTGGATAATATGTCAGATCAGGATGTACAGGTAAAAGTATTGAAAGGAGTAGTAATGATCTCTCTTTCTGATAAAATGTTATACAAAACAGGTGATTACAACATCTTGCCAGCTGCTCAGGAAGTACTTGGTAAAGTGGCTAAAGTAATCAATGATTATGATAAGTATTCAGTATTGATCGAAGGTAATACAGATAATGCTCCATTAAGTTCTCCTAATCTGCCAAGAGATAACTGGGATCTTTCAGCATTAAGAGGAACTTCGGTAGCTAAAGTTCTTCAGACTCAGTTTGGAGTGGACCCTGCAAGAATTACAGCAGGTGGACGTTCTGAATATAACCCTAAAGCGACTAATATGAGCGTTTCAGGAAGAGCAGAAAACAGAAGAACAGAAATCATCATTATGCCTAAACTGGATGAGTTTATGAAATTGATGGATATCGCTCCAAAAAAATAA
- a CDS encoding O-methyltransferase, which produces MSFFEEKNPEMDRYLEAHASSESEILKKLRRETYQKTTQPHMISGYQQGRLLTIISQMLQPKNVLEIGTFTGYATLCLASGLSKEGKITTLDVNEDLAYLPKKYFDTSEYADQIDFKLQDAKTFLKETDEVYDLIFVDADKENYAEYFRLIKPHTRSGSVVMFDNVLWYGKVLEEEPKMKSTQSIKELNDLAAKDEDFENLILPLRDGVNFLRRK; this is translated from the coding sequence ATGAGTTTTTTTGAAGAAAAGAATCCTGAAATGGACAGATATTTGGAAGCACACGCTTCTTCGGAATCGGAAATTCTGAAAAAACTGAGAAGAGAGACTTATCAGAAAACAACACAGCCTCATATGATATCAGGGTATCAGCAGGGTAGGCTTCTCACTATAATTTCTCAAATGCTGCAGCCAAAGAATGTCCTTGAAATAGGAACTTTTACAGGATATGCCACGCTCTGTCTGGCTTCAGGATTAAGTAAAGAAGGGAAAATTACAACATTGGACGTGAATGAAGATCTCGCTTATCTTCCAAAAAAATATTTTGATACGAGTGAGTATGCTGATCAGATTGATTTCAAACTTCAGGATGCTAAAACATTTTTAAAGGAAACAGATGAGGTTTACGACCTTATTTTTGTAGATGCTGACAAAGAAAATTATGCAGAATATTTCCGACTTATAAAACCTCACACCAGATCAGGATCTGTTGTTATGTTTGACAACGTTCTTTGGTATGGAAAAGTACTGGAAGAAGAACCAAAAATGAAATCTACACAGTCTATTAAAGAATTAAACGATTTAGCCGCAAAAGACGAAGATTTTGAAAATCTTATTTTACCTTTGCGTGACGGGGTGAATTTTCTGAGAAGAAAATAA
- a CDS encoding DUF1648 domain-containing protein translates to MKLSGILLIVNTLLLIVIWGFTGIKYAGLPHIIPSHFDFYGKVDGESEKAMIWILPCIAAFISLLFFGISRNPNSPLVNVPRSFRNKEKLELYMFSLQLPVMLLFLDIIVESVRIAEGKQTELSSAIFFILALMFAVIGVGLVKSIKEGIIKKSDD, encoded by the coding sequence ATGAAATTGTCTGGCATACTATTAATTGTAAATACTCTTTTGCTTATAGTAATTTGGGGGTTTACAGGAATTAAATATGCAGGACTACCACATATAATACCCAGCCATTTTGATTTCTATGGAAAAGTAGACGGTGAATCCGAAAAAGCAATGATTTGGATTCTTCCATGTATAGCTGCTTTTATTTCCTTACTCTTTTTCGGGATATCAAGAAACCCAAACTCTCCTTTAGTGAATGTACCCAGAAGTTTCCGTAACAAAGAAAAACTGGAGTTATATATGTTTTCACTGCAGCTTCCTGTGATGCTCTTGTTTTTGGATATCATCGTAGAGAGCGTTCGTATTGCAGAGGGCAAACAAACTGAACTTAGCAGTGCTATCTTCTTTATTTTGGCATTAATGTTCGCTGTGATAGGAGTAGGACTTGTAAAATCTATCAAGGAAGGGATAATAAAGAAATCTGACGATTAA
- a CDS encoding CCPGW family putative bacteriocin — translation MKNSKKLSRGEMKNVKGAEVWCNPQIICQRTSDCCPGWVCGSPGQYCIAY, via the coding sequence ATGAAAAATTCTAAAAAACTTTCAAGAGGAGAAATGAAAAATGTAAAAGGTGCAGAAGTGTGGTGTAATCCACAGATAATTTGCCAGAGAACCAGTGATTGCTGTCCGGGATGGGTATGTGGTTCACCAGGACAGTATTGTATAGCCTATTAA
- a CDS encoding deoxyuridine 5'-triphosphate nucleotidohydrolase, with protein sequence MEYSKEFKAALSAFSSNDKDKLIFRLLRKDKLLSKKLYFELIDPETTDDKRNAMEEQVEEKILLASKYIGNTQYFLSTIRGISAEITEHVKITTDKFGEVSLTLILINRILEYNDDLSRQRFDNVYKLYIYIINKVFKSLILIKKLDEDYWIEIDEYLRDTQNKIFENHYLQKLCINNGLDFNWLECEKIPENIDQVVKEIKSQGFLR encoded by the coding sequence ATGGAGTATTCAAAAGAATTTAAAGCAGCCTTAAGCGCTTTTTCAAGTAATGATAAAGATAAGCTTATTTTCAGACTGCTTAGAAAAGACAAGTTATTGTCCAAAAAGCTGTATTTCGAACTTATCGATCCTGAAACAACCGATGATAAAAGAAATGCAATGGAAGAGCAGGTAGAGGAAAAAATTCTTTTAGCCTCAAAGTATATTGGAAATACCCAATATTTCCTTAGTACCATTAGGGGTATAAGTGCCGAAATTACAGAACATGTAAAAATAACTACGGATAAATTCGGGGAAGTATCACTGACACTTATTCTGATCAACAGGATTCTGGAGTACAACGATGACCTCAGCAGACAACGTTTTGATAATGTATACAAACTTTATATTTATATCATTAATAAAGTATTCAAATCTTTGATTTTAATTAAAAAACTGGATGAAGATTACTGGATAGAAATTGATGAATACCTACGGGACACTCAAAACAAAATCTTTGAAAATCATTATCTTCAAAAACTTTGCATCAATAACGGGCTTGACTTTAATTGGCTTGAATGTGAGAAAATTCCTGAAAATATCGATCAGGTTGTGAAAGAAATCAAAAGCCAGGGATTCCTAAGATAA
- the leuS gene encoding leucine--tRNA ligase produces MFYDHQQIEKKWQKYWEENQTYKTSDNTDKPKFYVLDMFPYPSGAGLHVGHPLGYIASDIYARYKRHQGFNVLHPVGYDSFGLPAEQYAIQTGQHPAITTEQNINRYEEQLKKIGFSFDWSRELRTSDASYYKWTQWIFIQLYHSWYNKDTDKAEAIDTLIQHFEEKGTEGLNANQNDELTFTAEEWKSASDLDKEDILLNYRLSYRAETTVNWCPALGTVLANDEIKDGKSERGGFPVFQKKMMQWSMRISAYSERLLQGLAALDWPQPLKDSQEYWIGKSQGAQVEFQVDGHDEIVEVFTTRPDTIFGATFMVLAPENPLVETITTDAQKAEVDTYIEETSKKTERDRMSDVKNVSGAFTGSYAVNPFSGAKMPIYISDYVLMGYGTGAVMAVPAHDERDHRFAKKFNLEIKKVVETEEDVQEKAFDSKDSVCVNSDFLNGLNYNDAKSKMISEIETKGIGHGTTNYRQRDAIFSRQRYWGEPVPIYYKDGMPYTLPVSALPLELPEVEKYLPTEDGDPPLGNAKVFAWDEVNQKVVSTDLIDDQTVFPLELSTMPGWAGSSWYFLRYMDPHNNGEFCAKNISDYWGQVDLYIGGSEHATGHLLYSRFWNMFMKDRGYINHDEPFQKLINQGMILGMSAFVYRVEGTNKYVSKNLASEYKTQQIHVDVSLLKGTSDELDTEAFKAWRPDYADAEFILEDDKYITDREVEKMSKSKYNVVNPDVICEEYGADGLRLYEMFLGPLEQSKPWNTQGLSGVYGFLKKFWNLYFNGEVFEVSDEEPTKAEYKVLHTLIKKVVYDIENFSFNTSVSSFMIAVNELQKLKCNKRNILEPLAVIISPYAPHICEELWSMLGNDTSIEFEKFPVLNEDYLIEDEIEYPVSVNGKMKFKISLSAQFSAKEVEDLVISSEKMQQILEGKTPKKIIVVPHRIVNIVI; encoded by the coding sequence GTGTTTTACGATCATCAGCAGATAGAAAAAAAGTGGCAGAAGTACTGGGAGGAAAATCAAACCTATAAAACCTCCGATAACACAGATAAACCCAAGTTTTATGTACTCGATATGTTTCCATATCCATCAGGAGCCGGGCTGCATGTAGGTCACCCACTCGGGTATATTGCATCAGATATCTATGCGAGATACAAAAGACATCAGGGGTTTAATGTGCTTCACCCGGTTGGTTATGACAGTTTCGGACTTCCTGCTGAGCAGTATGCGATCCAGACAGGACAGCATCCGGCAATCACTACAGAACAGAATATCAACAGATACGAGGAGCAATTAAAAAAGATCGGATTCTCATTCGACTGGAGCAGAGAATTGAGAACTTCAGATGCCTCTTACTATAAATGGACACAGTGGATCTTTATCCAGCTGTACCATTCCTGGTATAATAAAGATACAGATAAGGCAGAAGCTATAGATACCCTGATTCAGCATTTTGAAGAAAAAGGAACAGAAGGTTTAAATGCCAATCAGAATGACGAACTTACCTTTACTGCAGAAGAATGGAAAAGTGCTTCAGATCTTGATAAAGAAGATATCCTGTTAAACTATCGTCTTTCTTACAGAGCAGAGACCACCGTGAACTGGTGTCCTGCGTTGGGAACTGTATTGGCAAACGACGAAATAAAAGACGGAAAATCCGAAAGAGGAGGGTTTCCTGTATTTCAGAAGAAAATGATGCAGTGGAGTATGAGAATCTCTGCATACTCTGAAAGACTGCTACAGGGACTTGCTGCATTAGACTGGCCACAGCCGTTGAAAGATTCTCAGGAATACTGGATCGGAAAATCTCAGGGAGCTCAGGTTGAGTTTCAGGTAGATGGCCATGACGAAATCGTAGAAGTCTTCACTACAAGACCTGATACCATTTTTGGAGCAACCTTTATGGTATTGGCTCCTGAAAATCCTTTAGTGGAAACCATTACTACAGACGCTCAGAAAGCAGAAGTAGATACCTATATAGAAGAAACTTCCAAGAAAACAGAAAGAGACAGAATGTCTGACGTGAAAAACGTGAGCGGAGCTTTCACCGGAAGTTATGCAGTTAATCCTTTCAGTGGAGCAAAAATGCCGATCTATATTTCAGATTATGTATTGATGGGGTATGGTACAGGAGCTGTAATGGCTGTTCCTGCACATGATGAACGTGATCACAGATTTGCGAAGAAATTTAATTTAGAAATTAAAAAAGTAGTTGAAACAGAAGAAGACGTTCAGGAAAAAGCTTTTGATTCTAAAGATTCAGTTTGTGTAAACTCAGATTTCCTAAACGGACTGAATTATAATGATGCGAAATCAAAAATGATTTCGGAAATTGAAACTAAAGGAATCGGTCACGGAACAACAAATTACAGACAGCGTGATGCAATTTTCTCAAGACAGCGTTATTGGGGAGAGCCCGTTCCTATATATTATAAGGATGGAATGCCTTACACATTGCCAGTTTCTGCTTTACCATTAGAACTTCCTGAAGTTGAAAAATATTTACCAACAGAAGACGGAGATCCACCATTAGGAAATGCAAAAGTATTTGCGTGGGATGAGGTTAATCAGAAAGTGGTTTCTACAGATTTAATTGATGATCAAACAGTCTTCCCGTTAGAACTATCTACAATGCCAGGATGGGCTGGAAGCTCATGGTATTTCCTTAGATATATGGACCCTCATAATAATGGAGAATTCTGTGCAAAGAACATTTCAGATTATTGGGGACAGGTAGATCTTTATATCGGGGGAAGCGAGCATGCAACCGGCCACCTGTTATATTCCCGTTTCTGGAATATGTTTATGAAAGACCGTGGCTATATTAATCATGACGAGCCTTTCCAGAAGTTGATCAACCAAGGGATGATTTTAGGAATGAGTGCATTTGTATACAGAGTTGAAGGTACCAATAAATATGTGTCTAAAAACTTAGCAAGCGAATACAAGACTCAGCAGATTCATGTAGATGTATCCTTATTAAAAGGAACCTCAGATGAATTGGATACTGAAGCATTCAAAGCATGGAGACCGGATTATGCTGACGCAGAATTTATTTTAGAAGATGATAAATACATCACAGACCGTGAAGTAGAGAAAATGTCCAAGTCCAAATATAATGTAGTCAATCCTGATGTTATCTGTGAAGAATACGGAGCAGACGGTTTAAGACTATATGAAATGTTTCTGGGACCATTGGAGCAATCCAAGCCTTGGAATACTCAGGGATTAAGTGGAGTATATGGTTTCCTTAAAAAATTCTGGAACCTGTATTTCAACGGAGAAGTATTTGAAGTTTCTGATGAAGAACCTACAAAAGCAGAATATAAAGTTTTACATACCTTAATAAAGAAGGTGGTTTATGATATTGAAAATTTCTCTTTCAATACCTCAGTATCATCATTTATGATTGCTGTGAACGAGCTTCAGAAATTAAAATGTAACAAACGCAATATTTTAGAACCACTAGCCGTTATCATCTCTCCGTATGCACCTCATATTTGTGAAGAGCTTTGGAGTATGCTGGGGAACGATACCTCAATTGAGTTTGAGAAATTTCCGGTGTTGAATGAAGATTATCTGATTGAAGACGAAATTGAGTATCCGGTAAGCGTAAATGGCAAAATGAAGTTCAAAATTTCGCTTTCAGCTCAATTCTCAGCCAAGGAAGTAGAGGATTTGGTGATTTCAAGTGAAAAAATGCAGCAGATTTTGGAGGGTAAAACCCCTAAAAAAATCATTGTAGTTCCTCACCGTATTGTGAATATCGTAATTTAA
- a CDS encoding glycosyltransferase family 2 protein, translating to MKDLVSIITPCYNSAEFIEETIQSVLNQTYENWEWLITDDLSKDNTVEIIRKYSDPRIKLQVLEKNGGAGNARNNSLERAQGRYIAFLDSDDFWYPEYIETMTGYMQENNAELVYCNYSRCNEELQPILKDFLADKVVTFSNLLKTCRLAPVSTMYDTKRAGKFLFPVKSKREDHVMWLNLLKVIPEGIPLNKTLAKYRMRENSVSRNKKNIIKDQYLVYKDFMGFSTVTSLYYTANWALNGFLKYSKIFN from the coding sequence ATGAAAGATCTGGTCTCCATCATCACACCCTGCTATAATTCTGCAGAATTTATAGAGGAAACAATACAATCTGTTCTTAACCAAACCTACGAAAACTGGGAATGGCTGATCACTGACGACCTTTCTAAAGACAACACTGTAGAAATCATTAGAAAATATAGTGATCCGAGAATAAAATTACAGGTTCTGGAGAAAAACGGAGGCGCTGGAAATGCTAGAAACAACAGTCTTGAAAGAGCACAGGGAAGGTATATCGCTTTTCTTGACTCTGATGACTTTTGGTATCCCGAATATATTGAAACCATGACCGGTTATATGCAGGAAAATAATGCAGAGCTTGTTTACTGTAATTATTCAAGATGTAATGAGGAGCTTCAACCGATATTGAAAGACTTTTTGGCTGACAAGGTAGTTACCTTTTCCAATCTGTTAAAAACCTGCCGCCTGGCACCCGTATCTACAATGTATGATACTAAAAGAGCAGGTAAATTTCTATTTCCTGTAAAAAGCAAACGTGAAGATCATGTCATGTGGTTGAATCTTTTAAAAGTAATTCCTGAAGGAATACCTTTAAATAAGACCTTGGCAAAGTACAGAATGCGGGAAAACAGTGTTTCAAGAAACAAAAAAAATATCATCAAGGACCAGTATCTTGTGTATAAGGATTTCATGGGATTTTCAACAGTTACGTCACTGTATTACACAGCCAACTGGGCGTTAAACGGATTTCTGAAATATTCAAAAATTTTCAATTAA